The following are from one region of the Phyllostomus discolor isolate MPI-MPIP mPhyDis1 chromosome 9, mPhyDis1.pri.v3, whole genome shotgun sequence genome:
- the LOC114506680 gene encoding lipopolysaccharide-binding protein isoform X2 — translation MPASARALASLLLGLLLTSAPGALGVRPGLVARITAKGLEYVAKEGLVALQRELHEITLPDFDGDFKIKHVGRGNYEFHSLDIRSCELLASALTPLPGQGLSLSISDSSIQVHGKWKVRKSFLRLQGSFDLWVKGVTISVNLVLGSEPSGRPTVTASACSSHIHDVEVDLSGALGWLVNLFHDEIESKLQRTLESKICEAVQESVTSDLQPYLQTLPVTTEIDSFAGIDYSLMEPPRATAQMLDVMLKVPPTSNLRLTTKSFRPFVPRLAKRYPDMNLELQGRVASAPVLNFSPGNLSLAPQMEIEAFVLLPGSVKEPVFQLGVAANVSAMLTFNASKITGFLKPEKIQVELKESKVGVFNVELLEALLNYYLINTLYREVNEKLAKGFRLPLLKHIQLSDPVLQIHKDFLFLGTNIQYLRV, via the exons ATGCCGGCCtcagccagggccctggcctcTCTGCTGCTGGGACTGCTGCTCACGTccgcccctggggccctgggcgtCCGCCCCGGCCTGGTCGCCAGGATCACAGCCAAGGGCCTGGAGTATG TGGCCAAGGAGGGGCTGGTGGCCCTGCAGAGAGAGCTGCATGAGATCACACTGCCTGACTTCGACGGGGACTTCAAGATCAAGCATGTTGGACGTGGGAACTATGAGTTCCACAG TCTGGACATCCGCAGCTGTGAGCTGCTGGCCTCTGCTTTGACACCCCTCCCGGGCCAGGGCCTGAGTCTGTCCATCTCCGACTCCTCCATCCAGGTCCACGGCAAGTGGAAGGTGCGCAAGTCATTCCT GAGACTGCAGGGCTCCTTTGACCTGTGGGTCAAGGGCGTCACTATTTCGGTCAACCTGGTCCTGGGCAGTGAGCCCTCGGGCAGGCCCACGGTCACTGCCTCCGCCTGTAGCAGCCACATCCACGACGTGGAGGTGGACCTGTCGGGAGCTTTGGG GTGGCTGGTGAATCTCTTCCACGACGAGATCGAGTCCAAACTCCAAAGGACACTAGAGAGCAAG ATTTGCGAAGCTGTCCAGGAATCGGTGACCTCTGACCTACAGCCTTATCTCCAAACTCTTCCAG TCACAACAGAGATTGACAGTTTCGCTGGCATTGATTACAGCCTAATGGAGCCCCCTCGGGCAACAGCCCAAATGCTGGACGTGATGTTGAAG GTTCCACCGACCTCTAACCTCCGACTGACCACCAAGTCCTTCCGCCCCTTCGTCCCCCGG TTAGCCAAACGCTACCCCGACATGAACTTGGAGCTCCAGGGAAGAGTGGCCTCGGCCCCTGTGCTGAACTTCAGCCCCGGGAATCTGTCCTTGGCCCCCCAGATGGAGATCGAGGCCTTTGTGCTCCTGCCTGGCTCCGTCAAGGAGCCAGTCTTTCAGCTTGGCGTG GCTGCTAATGTATCTGCCATGTTGACCTTCAACGCCAGCAAGATCACTGGGTTCCTGAAGCCAGAAAA GATACAAGTGGAACTGAAAGAATCTAAAGTTGGAGTATTCAAT GTGGAGCTGCTAGAAGCACTGCTCAACTACTACCTTATCAACACCCTCTACCGGGAGGTCAATG
- the LOC114506680 gene encoding lipopolysaccharide-binding protein isoform X1 has protein sequence MPASARALASLLLGLLLTSAPGALGVRPGLVARITAKGLEYVAKEGLVALQRELHEITLPDFDGDFKIKHVGRGNYEFHSLDIRSCELLASALTPLPGQGLSLSISDSSIQVHGKWKVRKSFLRLQGSFDLWVKGVTISVNLVLGSEPSGRPTVTASACSSHIHDVEVDLSGALGWLVNLFHDEIESKLQRTLESKICEAVQESVTSDLQPYLQTLPVTTEIDSFAGIDYSLMEPPRATAQMLDVMLKAEIFNRDHRSPVAFLAPVMSLPEEHSRMVYFAISDYVFNTASQVYYEAGYLNFSITDDVVPPTSNLRLTTKSFRPFVPRLAKRYPDMNLELQGRVASAPVLNFSPGNLSLAPQMEIEAFVLLPGSVKEPVFQLGVAANVSAMLTFNASKITGFLKPEKIQVELKESKVGVFNVELLEALLNYYLINTLYREVNEKLAKGFRLPLLKHIQLSDPVLQIHKDFLFLGTNIQYLRV, from the exons ATGCCGGCCtcagccagggccctggcctcTCTGCTGCTGGGACTGCTGCTCACGTccgcccctggggccctgggcgtCCGCCCCGGCCTGGTCGCCAGGATCACAGCCAAGGGCCTGGAGTATG TGGCCAAGGAGGGGCTGGTGGCCCTGCAGAGAGAGCTGCATGAGATCACACTGCCTGACTTCGACGGGGACTTCAAGATCAAGCATGTTGGACGTGGGAACTATGAGTTCCACAG TCTGGACATCCGCAGCTGTGAGCTGCTGGCCTCTGCTTTGACACCCCTCCCGGGCCAGGGCCTGAGTCTGTCCATCTCCGACTCCTCCATCCAGGTCCACGGCAAGTGGAAGGTGCGCAAGTCATTCCT GAGACTGCAGGGCTCCTTTGACCTGTGGGTCAAGGGCGTCACTATTTCGGTCAACCTGGTCCTGGGCAGTGAGCCCTCGGGCAGGCCCACGGTCACTGCCTCCGCCTGTAGCAGCCACATCCACGACGTGGAGGTGGACCTGTCGGGAGCTTTGGG GTGGCTGGTGAATCTCTTCCACGACGAGATCGAGTCCAAACTCCAAAGGACACTAGAGAGCAAG ATTTGCGAAGCTGTCCAGGAATCGGTGACCTCTGACCTACAGCCTTATCTCCAAACTCTTCCAG TCACAACAGAGATTGACAGTTTCGCTGGCATTGATTACAGCCTAATGGAGCCCCCTCGGGCAACAGCCCAAATGCTGGACGTGATGTTGAAG gCTGAAATTTTTAACCGTGATCATCGCTCCCCAGTTGCCTTCCTTGCTCCTGTCATGAGCCTCCCCGAGGAACACAGTCGAATGGTCTACTTTGCCATCTCTGATTATGTCTTCAACACAGCCAGCCAAGTATATTATGAGGCAGGGTACCTGAACTTCTCCATCACCGACGATGTG GTTCCACCGACCTCTAACCTCCGACTGACCACCAAGTCCTTCCGCCCCTTCGTCCCCCGG TTAGCCAAACGCTACCCCGACATGAACTTGGAGCTCCAGGGAAGAGTGGCCTCGGCCCCTGTGCTGAACTTCAGCCCCGGGAATCTGTCCTTGGCCCCCCAGATGGAGATCGAGGCCTTTGTGCTCCTGCCTGGCTCCGTCAAGGAGCCAGTCTTTCAGCTTGGCGTG GCTGCTAATGTATCTGCCATGTTGACCTTCAACGCCAGCAAGATCACTGGGTTCCTGAAGCCAGAAAA GATACAAGTGGAACTGAAAGAATCTAAAGTTGGAGTATTCAAT GTGGAGCTGCTAGAAGCACTGCTCAACTACTACCTTATCAACACCCTCTACCGGGAGGTCAATG